One genomic segment of Cydia splendana chromosome 5, ilCydSple1.2, whole genome shotgun sequence includes these proteins:
- the LOC134790359 gene encoding uncharacterized protein LOC134790359: MSLEAGLSYDKNKDKINGLVELGERKNDFADHALVFMLRAAVHKWQQPIAFYFCQGATKGTELKSILVDIITAVVGCGLKPISLICDQGSAFQAALNCLKADTARDQLLTNQEPDGTVTINEVKLMVIFDPPHLIKGLRNNFLNKDISFEGKLSTWRDIVDVYETDCNNMETRMLHKLNDQHVIPEKIKKMKVKNCVKVFSYTLSSALSYTANFSHYADGRPVSETLRNTAETVLFFDKLFDSINGSATYSQKKGKELRCAVTEKSKHHEFWPESIEKLEKIKYVDSKGNPKSVPSLKNFIATVKTFMKLWQFFKSKNMTIMRPRFFNSDPIENFFGQVRAYNYRNNDPNCHSFKNTFKSLLITRMIKFHGDAYNCEDDSADQIINLKSLFEDSETARVEPGHPKVGDVEDTVEEAQREQLNVLHSRAYTAGWVVTKTMQKYNNQCDSCRKSLTTKEGAIHKWIHQREYDAATKRLTYPSRGAVRCFGTIIKETNGFLEHRAHELNLTAKIMEKILFNNPFSFFKCTTHREILSYFISVTVKFSITNWCNNINKILKGTDIVRIKNRTLPAMQQKAFFKI, from the exons ATGTCTTTAGAGGCTGGCTTGTCTTATGACAAAAACAAAGATAAAATTAATGGGTTAGTAGAGCTTGGCGAGAGAAAAAATGATTTCGCTGATCATGCCCTCGTGTTTATGTTGAGAGCAGCTGTCCACAAGTGGCAGCAGCCAATAGCCTTTTATTTTTGCCAAGGCGCTACTAAAGGCACAGAATTAAAAAGTATACTCGTGGATATTATCACAGCGGTTGTAGGATGCGGGTTAAAGCCGATATCCCTTATTTGCGACCAAGGGTCAGCTTTCCAAGCGGCTCTAAATTGCCTGAAGGCTGACACAGCGCGTGACCAATTACTGACAAATCAGGAACCAG ATGGCACAGTAACAATAAACGAAGTCAAACTGATGGTTATATTCGACCCTCCTCATCTTATTAAAGGATTGAGAAATAATTTTTTGAATAAAGACATTTCCTTTGAAGGAAAATTATCCACATGGAGAGACATCGTGGATGTATACGAAACGGACTGCAATAATATGGAAACAAGAATGCTGCATAAGTTAAATGACCAGCATGTGATacctgaaaaaattaaaaagatgaAG GTCAAGAACTGTGTAAAAGTATTTAGTTACACACTGTCTTCGGCTCTATCTTACACAGCCAACTtct CTCACTATGCGGACGGCAGACCTGTGAGTGAAACATTAAGAAACACTGCTGAAACAGTTTTGTTCTTTGATAAATTGTTTGATAGCATCAACGGATCAGCAACCTATTCACAAAAGAAAGGAAAAGAGCTACGCTGTGCAGTGACAGAAAAATCTAAGCACCATGAATTTTGGCCGGAGAGCATCGAGaaactggaaaaaattaaatatgtagattCCAAGGGAAATCCGAAATCCGTGCCTTccttaaaaaactttattgccACGGTAAAAACATTCATGAAGCTGTGGCAGTtttttaagagcaaaaatatgacaataatgCGCCCAAGGTTCTTCAATTCAGATCCAATTGAAAACTTCTTTGGCCAAGTCAGGGCCTATAATTATAGGAACAACGACCCCAACTGCCACAGTTTCAAGAACACCTTTAAATCATTATTGATTACTAGAATGATAAAGTTTCATGGTGACGCTTATAATTGTGAGGATGACTCGGCAgaccaaataattaatttaaaatcattatttgaagatAGTGAAACTGCTAGGGTCGAGCCGGGTCATCCCAAAGTAGGAGATGTAGAAGATACTGTAGAAGAGGCCCAACGGGAGCAACTAAATGTTCTCCATTCGCGAGCGTACACTGCTGGATGGGTggtaacaaaaacaatgcagaaatataataatcaatgtGACAGTTGCAGAAAAAGCCTTACTACTAAAGAAGGCGCAATCCACAAATGGATTCATCAAAGAGAGTATGATGCCGCCACGAAACGCCTTACTTACCCATCCAGAGGTGCTGTTCGGTGTTTCGGTACAATTATTAAAGAAACAAACGGATTCTTGGAACACCGAGCCCATGAATTAAATCTGACGgccaaaattatggaaaaaattTTGTTCAACAATCCATTTAGTTTCTTTAAATGTACCACACACCGTGaaattttgtcatattttatttccgTGACAGTAAAGTTCTCGATTACAAATtggtgcaataacattaataaaatattaaaaggaaCGGATATTGTGCGGATAAAAAACCGCACTTTGCCTGCGATGCAGCAGAAAgctttttttaaaatataa
- the LOC134790360 gene encoding uncharacterized protein LOC134790360 → MSPEQVRKAFICEKHFEQRFVSASTRRLNAKAYPSLFSQDEINSGIPSHENAENMDPLKEHAYVRKSHDDHTYCQQVPQKASPAIPSTSGVKSTAVGHTPKQTMAVSIATEPVPTTSDIEKETMPELCSSFITELVVAEKVTACISPSVQSHNEAVFVTTAEAAIKQSNAEEQQILPEANIPECVAVEEVTSTNSPREQSQVQSVVEVKVQSAKRPQKQRKRLIGKLMNLTPTGRMIYDEYKKSKRQADFYHMAKRALKFNKDKSFQELTKDMNPPKNGATKKTVFSHI, encoded by the exons ATGTCGCCGGAGCAAGTTCGAAAAGCTTTTATTTGTGAGAAACACTTCGAACAGCGGTTTGTTTCGGCATCGACACGGCGTCTCAACGCGAAGGCTTATCCTTCGTTATTCAGTCAAGATGAGATTAACAGTGGGATCCCATCTCATGAAAATGCCG AAAACATGGATCCGCTGAAAGAACATGCATATGTTCGTAAATCACATGACGACCACACATACTGTCAACAAGTGCCTCAAAAag cGTCTCCTGCCATTCCATCCACATCGGGGGTTAAATCAACCGCAGTGGGCCATACACCAAAACAGACTATGG CCGTTTCTATAGCCACAGAACCTGTCCCGACAACTTCAGACATTGAAAAGGAGACCATGCCCGAACTATGCAGCAGCTTTATTACAGAACTTGTTGTAGCTGAGAAGGTTACAGCTTGTATTTCACCTAGTGTACAGTCACACAATGAAG CAGTCTTTGTAACAACTGCTGAAGCTGCAATCAAACAATCAAATGCTGAAGAGCAGCAGATTTTGCCAGAAGCAAATATTCCAGAATGTGTTGCGGTTGAGGAGGTTACCTCTACCAATTCACCAAGGGAACAGTCTCAAGTTCAAA GTGTTGTTGAAGTTAAAGTTCAAAGTGCGAAAAGGCCACAGAAGCAGAGGAAACGATTGATTGGGAAATTAATGAACCTGACACCAACGGGCCGAATGATATACgacgaatataaaaaatctaaacgTCAGGCAGATTTTTACCACATGGCTAAGAGGGCCTTGAAATTCAACAAAGACAAATCCTTTCAAGAATTGACAAAAGACATGAATCC ACCGAAAAATGGAGCTACAAAAAAAACTGTGTTCAGTCATATTTGA
- the LOC134790306 gene encoding probable H/ACA ribonucleoprotein complex subunit 1 — translation MSFRGRGGGGGGRGFGGRGGGGGGGFRGGRGGFGGGRGRGGGGGGFRQQDMGPPESVTPLGHYGWTVQDDLVCKVDIEDVPYFNAPIYLESKEQIGKIDEIFGNLRDYYVSVKLGENIKAKSFKDGQQFYIDPAKLLPLKRFLPQPPGAKRGGRGGRGGGGRGGSGFGGRGGRGGGFGDRGGGGRGGFGGRGGGGGFGGRGGGGGFGGGGRGGSFGRGGGGRGGGFRGGRR, via the coding sequence ATGTCGTTCCGTGGTAGAGGTGGTGGCGGTGGCGGACGCGGCTTCGGCGGCCGAGGCGGTGGTGGCGGCGGCGGATTCCGGGGAGGCCGAGGCGGCTTCGGCGGAGGCAGAGGACGCGGCGGCGGCGGAGGAGGTTTCAGACAGCAAGATATGGGCCCCCCTGAAAGCGTGACGCCTTTGGGGCACTACGGCTGGACAGTGCAGGACGACCTGGTCTGCAAAGTCGACATTGAGGACGTACCTTACTTCAACGCGCCAATTTATCTAGAAAGCAAAGAACAAATCGGCAAAATTGACGAGATCTTTGGCAATCTGCGAGACTACTACGTTTCAGTTAAGCTAGGTGAAAATATAAAAGCGAAGAGTTTTAAGGATGGACAGCAGTTTTATATTGATCCGGCGAAATTGTTGCCGTTGAAGAGGTTTCTTCCGCAGCCGCCTGGTGCGAAGCGCGGCGGCCGAGGGGGTAGGGGCGGCGGTGGAAGAGGTGGGAGTGGTTTTGGGGGCAGAGGTGGTCGAGGCGGAGGGTTTGGCGACCGAGGAGGCGGCGGCCGCGGCGGTTTCGGCGGCCGAGGCGGTGGCGGCGGTTTCGGTGGCCGAGGTGGTGGCGGCGGCTTCGGAGGCGGTGGACGAGGCGGAAGCTTCgggcgtggcggcggcggccgcggaGGTGGCTTCAGGGGCGGCCGGCGGTAG
- the LOC134790307 gene encoding ER membrane protein complex subunit 5 codes for MSSSFNKMIIIVGFISLFHSAFSAAQHRSYLRITAQEFTGLPLDIVVQAVTSLFAVMWGVLNVAGNLREIHAAAELNAIKWDTQRNLPSFYIFNHRGKALSAEYLPPSSKAELEHLE; via the exons ATGTCATCGTCCTTTAATAAAATGATTATCATCGTTGGATTCATATCTCTATTCCATTCGGCGTTTTCTGCCGCACAAC atCGATCATACCTACGAATAACTGCACAAGAGTTCACCGGGTTACCTTTGGAC ATTGTAGTCCAAGCAGTAACAAGCCTATTTGCAGTAATGTGGGGAGTCCTAAATGTAGCTGGCAACCTTCGTGAGATACACGCTGCAGCCGAGCTCAACGCCATCAAATGGGACACCCAGCGCAACCTGCCCTCATTCTACATCTTTAACCACCGGGGCAAGGCTCTGTCTGCCGAGTATCTACCTCCTAGTAGCAAGGCAGAATTAGAACATTTAGAATAA